From the genome of Desertifilum tharense IPPAS B-1220:
CAATAATCAGGGGACGCTTGCCCAATTGGGCGATCGCGCTACTGGCTTGTTCAATCGCCTGTTGAGCGCGAACCACTCTAGCAGGCGCAACGCATAAACTGATTAACGAACTCGATGCTTGGGCTACATTACTCACGTTGAGATTTTCCTGATTCCTCTAAATTTACCCCGGCAATTTGGCGGGCTAGGGCTAATTTTTCTGAGTCGATGCGGATATCTAAGGTATCATCTTCTCGATTAAACAGCGATCGCTTCACCTCTGCAAAATAAAGCGGTCGCGTTACCTTGGGATCGGGATGCACTAGGCTTCTAGCGCGGATGCTGAGTTCGGTATCGCCCCGTCCCACGCGTCCCGGCGAGAATAAATCGCTAGCCGCTTGTTTTAAGGTGGCCGTCAGTTGGTCGTCTGTCACCTCTGGGGGCAGGGCGATGACGGCTTGGGGCCCCCCGTTATCAAACACCACGGTATAGTGGATCGATCCAGGAATTTGGGTGCGGGTAAACGGGACTAAGCCTAACGCAAATAAACCCGCCGTTAGCACGCCCATGAAGCCGGTTACTCCCACCAGGCGAAACCGAATTCCCCACTGAAACAAAAAGCCCAGGGCCGCGATCGCAGCACTAGCTACTGTAGCAATACCTGCCCATTTAGCGGCAACGATAAAATCAAGAGTTGTTGACATCATTTGAGTGCGGTTCCCATCAATCGCGATCGAAAGTCCAAGATCCTCTATTGTGCAGGTTGGAGGCGAAACCTATCAAGCCATTATTCTGTTTCGCTTTCAGTGCTGATAAATCCTGATTCCGGTTGATTGGCTGCTTCTAAAGCGGCTTTGAGGGTATGCCAAGTGAGATTAGCACATTTAATTCTGACCGGAAACTGGGAAACCCCTTGCATAACGTTGAGTTTGCGATTTTCTTTGGGAAACTCGGTTTCGCCTTTCATCATGGTTTGGAATTTTTCCACCATTGCTAGGGCTTCGCCTACGGGTTTGCCAATACAGGCATCTGCCATTAAGTCTGCTGAAGCGATCGCGATCGCGCAACCTTCCCCTTCAAACTTGACATCCTCAATGCGATCGCCTGCATCGTTCAGTTGCAGGGTTAACTCAATCGTATCGCCGCAAGAGGGATTATGTCCCCGTTGGGTGCGGTGAACGGGGTTGGTGGTTCCCCGATGTCTGGGCTTTTTATAATGCTCCAGAATCACTTGTTGATAGAGATCGCGTAGATTGCCCAAAGCCATAGTGATTACTCAAATCGTTTTCAAAAAAGG
Proteins encoded in this window:
- a CDS encoding Ycf51 family protein — encoded protein: MMSTTLDFIVAAKWAGIATVASAAIAALGFLFQWGIRFRLVGVTGFMGVLTAGLFALGLVPFTRTQIPGSIHYTVVFDNGGPQAVIALPPEVTDDQLTATLKQAASDLFSPGRVGRGDTELSIRARSLVHPDPKVTRPLYFAEVKRSLFNREDDTLDIRIDSEKLALARQIAGVNLEESGKSQRE
- the sufU gene encoding Fe-S cluster assembly sulfur transfer protein SufU translates to MALGNLRDLYQQVILEHYKKPRHRGTTNPVHRTQRGHNPSCGDTIELTLQLNDAGDRIEDVKFEGEGCAIAIASADLMADACIGKPVGEALAMVEKFQTMMKGETEFPKENRKLNVMQGVSQFPVRIKCANLTWHTLKAALEAANQPESGFISTESETE